One segment of Candidatus Nitrospira nitrosa DNA contains the following:
- a CDS encoding phytanoyl-CoA dioxygenase family protein produces the protein MMPLTPEEEALLPSNLDVVFYRQHGWYRSKRVLSEALLDQAFVGIQRHFSGERDWILPQTSGFSDWKPGNGNGVRNAEVVALQNAAVRTLALSPILGAIAARLTGSPTIRYFADTLVDKPGMLSEEESVVGWHTDRAYWGTCTSDNLLTMWIPFQDCTVEMGPLLYVDGSHRWSGTEDLRTFRCKDLGELERRFPDRAPMTKIPMTLRRGELSVHHCRLVHGSGPNTSQAPRLALAVHLQDADNRYHLHRNGQGVPWHIFLDDLAPKREDGFPDYADPIIFPTLWK, from the coding sequence ATGATGCCGTTAACACCGGAAGAAGAAGCTCTGCTGCCTTCAAACCTAGATGTGGTCTTTTATCGTCAGCATGGTTGGTACCGATCAAAACGCGTGTTATCCGAGGCACTGCTCGACCAGGCGTTTGTCGGTATTCAACGGCATTTCTCTGGAGAACGGGATTGGATCCTTCCCCAGACCAGCGGGTTTTCCGACTGGAAGCCTGGCAATGGCAATGGCGTGCGTAACGCGGAGGTCGTAGCGCTTCAAAATGCAGCGGTCCGAACGTTGGCGCTATCTCCAATCTTGGGCGCCATTGCCGCCCGTCTGACAGGAAGTCCTACCATCCGGTACTTCGCCGATACCTTGGTCGACAAACCCGGTATGTTGTCGGAGGAAGAATCGGTCGTCGGTTGGCATACCGATCGAGCCTACTGGGGCACTTGTACATCAGATAACTTGCTTACGATGTGGATTCCATTTCAAGACTGCACCGTCGAGATGGGGCCGTTACTCTATGTTGATGGCAGCCATCGGTGGTCAGGCACTGAAGATCTACGCACCTTTCGGTGTAAGGATCTCGGTGAACTAGAACGAAGGTTCCCTGACCGAGCCCCCATGACCAAGATTCCTATGACCCTTCGTCGAGGTGAACTCAGCGTGCATCATTGCCGCCTAGTTCACGGAAGCGGGCCGAATACCAGTCAAGCCCCTCGCCTCGCGCTCGCGGTACATTTACAGGACGCCGACAATCGATATCACCTCCATCGTAACGGACAAGGCGTCCCCTGGCATATCTTCCTTGACGATCTCGCGCCGAAACGAGAAGACGGGTTTCCAGACTATGCCGATCCGATCATCTTCCCAACTCTCTGGAAGTAG
- a CDS encoding pentapeptide repeat-containing protein: MKRSSVPITIVGMILLIGLSTTWVWAAAPPAADTVSPALPLCKSPHKKKPVTARTLQELIRAHERWVEYRGNQNAKRMELCQADLSRATLTGANLERADLEATVLRQANLTQATLAQASLAGADLTKAILKDGNLSGADLRRARLTGANLSRAVGDEAALFDAVLIGAKLNEAAFERAQFEGADLSSADLTDGNFTESYFYGAILKGTVLVNADLTGADLRRTILTSANLSRANIQGALLDRAQLEQAKLVEADLESAYLDEANLSGANLKTAILRGADLRYANLLRAGLQEADLEGANLEQAALVKTDGNLAKLRMAILYHATLDETNFLDATLTRAVLIGAKGWHTNFMNGDLSEIYAPKSSFRQGQFNRTNLEGANFVGADLRESNFSHANLTQANLQDTNLQDALLNSANLTGARLDSADLRRANFKGATLSSVIGLTQAQLNGACVDDQTKLPPGLNRPAPCSSLKKEGR, from the coding sequence ATGAAGAGATCCTCCGTGCCAATCACGATCGTGGGAATGATCCTCCTCATCGGACTCAGCACCACATGGGTCTGGGCCGCTGCGCCCCCGGCTGCCGATACGGTGTCACCGGCACTTCCACTCTGCAAAAGCCCGCACAAGAAGAAACCTGTCACGGCCAGAACGTTACAAGAGCTTATACGCGCTCATGAACGGTGGGTGGAATATCGTGGCAACCAGAATGCCAAGCGGATGGAGCTCTGCCAAGCGGATCTGAGTCGAGCCACACTCACGGGGGCAAATCTTGAACGAGCCGATCTGGAAGCCACCGTTTTACGGCAGGCAAATCTGACTCAGGCCACCCTGGCTCAAGCCAGCTTGGCTGGGGCTGATCTCACCAAAGCCATCCTCAAAGACGGTAATCTCTCAGGAGCCGATCTGCGTCGTGCCAGACTCACGGGCGCCAATCTTTCTCGTGCTGTGGGTGACGAGGCTGCCTTGTTTGACGCCGTCCTCATCGGCGCCAAATTGAATGAGGCTGCCTTTGAGCGAGCCCAATTTGAGGGTGCCGACCTCAGCTCTGCCGACTTGACCGACGGCAACTTCACCGAGTCGTATTTTTATGGGGCAATACTGAAAGGTACGGTCCTCGTGAATGCTGACCTGACGGGCGCCGACCTGCGCCGCACCATCCTGACCAGTGCTAATCTCTCTCGTGCCAATATTCAAGGTGCGTTGCTGGATCGGGCACAACTGGAACAAGCCAAACTGGTCGAAGCAGACTTGGAAAGTGCCTATCTGGACGAAGCAAATTTGAGCGGAGCAAATCTGAAAACCGCGATCCTTCGTGGTGCAGACTTGCGGTACGCGAATCTATTGCGTGCCGGCCTGCAGGAGGCCGACTTGGAAGGAGCCAATCTCGAACAGGCCGCTCTCGTCAAGACTGATGGGAACTTGGCCAAGCTCAGGATGGCCATTCTCTACCACGCCACTCTCGATGAGACCAATTTCCTGGACGCCACCCTCACCCGTGCGGTCCTGATCGGGGCCAAAGGCTGGCACACCAACTTTATGAACGGCGACCTCAGCGAAATCTATGCGCCAAAGTCCTCGTTCCGGCAGGGTCAGTTCAACAGGACCAATTTGGAAGGGGCAAATTTCGTCGGTGCGGATCTTCGGGAGTCGAATTTCAGCCATGCCAACTTGACCCAAGCCAATCTACAGGACACGAATCTGCAAGATGCCCTGCTCAATTCAGCCAATTTGACGGGTGCTCGGCTGGATTCAGCCGATCTGCGTCGCGCGAACTTCAAAGGCGCCACCCTCTCGTCGGTCATTGGTCTCACACAAGCACAGCTCAACGGGGCCTGCGTCGACGACCAAACGAAATTGCCTCCTGGCTTGAATCGTCCCGCTCCCTGCAGCTCACTGAAGAAAGAGGGGCGATGA
- a CDS encoding GNAT family N-acetyltransferase, producing the protein MNNVLTQSLIRPAAVGDSDSIAVLMREGVSDAVRQITIMGSPQLARYIADEITAKTGDEYVVGMMQGHVIGMCSWRHTGTMLQLNHLYLASEFRGQGLGTMLILDGLQRIRRSEEQKFALDVFYDNPRARAWYRSWGMTPEHHARWIQLPLPSGESTEALHWTVSGMTESSARYLRYGFSQFTLSTTSGTYHIGRLSHGLFRVSTGSILRDPAALQGLTRIDPQRQLLCVGSVDDTAAPLSKAARLIAESERLVSSCTTIREHLESSLSRRRCNHRAIPVRL; encoded by the coding sequence ATGAACAACGTTCTCACGCAATCTCTCATTCGACCTGCTGCAGTAGGCGATAGTGATTCCATTGCTGTCTTGATGCGTGAGGGCGTGAGCGATGCCGTGCGTCAAATCACCATTATGGGGAGCCCACAGCTCGCACGCTATATCGCCGACGAGATTACGGCAAAGACAGGAGACGAGTATGTGGTCGGGATGATGCAAGGGCACGTCATTGGTATGTGCTCCTGGCGGCACACGGGTACGATGTTGCAACTCAATCATCTCTATCTCGCATCAGAATTTCGTGGCCAAGGCCTTGGCACGATGCTCATTCTCGATGGGTTACAGCGGATACGGCGATCAGAGGAACAGAAGTTTGCCCTTGACGTCTTTTACGATAATCCTCGTGCGAGGGCATGGTATCGGTCGTGGGGGATGACTCCTGAACATCACGCACGGTGGATTCAATTACCGCTTCCATCAGGGGAGTCCACGGAGGCGCTCCACTGGACCGTTTCGGGAATGACCGAAAGCAGTGCGCGCTATCTCCGCTATGGATTTTCACAGTTCACCCTCTCGACAACTTCGGGCACCTATCATATTGGTCGATTGAGTCATGGCTTGTTCCGGGTAAGTACCGGTTCGATCCTCCGCGATCCTGCTGCGTTGCAAGGACTGACTAGGATTGATCCACAACGACAACTCCTCTGTGTTGGATCGGTGGATGATACCGCCGCGCCACTTTCGAAGGCCGCGCGGCTGATCGCTGAAAGTGAACGACTCGTTTCGTCTTGTACGACTATTAGGGAACACCTGGAATCCTCGCTATCCCGGAGGCGGTGTAACCACCGGGCCATTCCCGTCAGACTCTAG
- a CDS encoding DegT/DnrJ/EryC1/StrS family aminotransferase — MQLSIIRPTLPSVYEIMQLLGPSWEAGTVTLGPTVKLLEEEVCQQTGAKYCVALSNCTAGLMMIPRALGLPPGKEVIVPSFTFAATAQALLWNGLIPVFCDCLPETCTIDPEDIERNLSPNTVAICGVSIFGLPPDIEALLDLGQRKGLPVYFDSAQGLGATYNGWPLGGFGLCEVFSMSPTKVVTAVEGGLLTTNDRALAEQMRSLRDYGKDPMKGEEMHCLGLSARMSELHAAVGLLSLRMLGELVTARRELIAIYRDRLSSLPGCWVQEFPDDRTTSGNYFVLFITDSAKASRDQVQEALKGVGIQTKRYFYPPLHAQALFQRFPRRVSSRLEHTNRISGEALALPLYSHTTLEEIDHVCVQVERLLR, encoded by the coding sequence ATGCAGCTTTCAATCATACGTCCGACCCTTCCATCGGTGTACGAAATCATGCAACTCCTCGGGCCGAGCTGGGAAGCCGGTACCGTCACGCTTGGTCCCACAGTCAAACTGCTTGAGGAAGAGGTCTGTCAGCAGACCGGAGCGAAGTACTGTGTCGCGCTGTCAAACTGTACGGCCGGATTGATGATGATACCCCGCGCCCTGGGGTTGCCGCCGGGGAAGGAAGTGATCGTACCGTCGTTTACCTTTGCTGCGACAGCACAGGCCTTGTTGTGGAATGGCTTGATTCCCGTATTTTGCGACTGTCTGCCGGAAACGTGCACGATCGATCCCGAGGATATCGAACGCAATCTGTCTCCGAACACGGTGGCGATTTGTGGGGTGTCGATCTTTGGGTTGCCTCCTGATATTGAGGCGTTGCTTGATCTGGGCCAGCGTAAGGGGTTGCCTGTCTATTTTGATAGTGCGCAAGGACTCGGTGCAACCTACAACGGCTGGCCATTGGGAGGATTTGGGCTCTGTGAAGTGTTTTCGATGAGTCCGACCAAAGTGGTGACGGCAGTGGAAGGAGGATTGCTCACCACGAATGACCGAGCCCTCGCGGAGCAAATGCGATCTCTTCGAGATTACGGCAAAGACCCCATGAAGGGGGAAGAAATGCATTGTCTGGGGCTATCTGCCCGCATGAGCGAGCTTCACGCGGCGGTCGGGCTACTCTCATTAAGAATGCTGGGCGAACTCGTTACAGCGCGCAGGGAACTCATTGCGATCTATCGAGACCGTCTGAGCAGTCTTCCCGGTTGTTGGGTTCAGGAGTTTCCCGATGACCGGACGACCAGCGGAAACTATTTTGTCTTGTTTATCACGGACAGCGCAAAAGCGAGCCGGGATCAAGTCCAGGAGGCGTTGAAGGGAGTTGGAATCCAGACGAAGCGATACTTCTATCCACCGCTTCATGCGCAAGCGCTTTTCCAACGCTTCCCCAGACGGGTAAGCTCGAGACTAGAACACACAAACAGGATCAGCGGCGAAGCCCTTGCGTTGCCCTTGTATTCGCACACCACGTTGGAGGAAATAGACCACGTGTGCGTGCAGGTGGAGCGGTTACTCCGTTGA
- a CDS encoding acetyltransferase translates to MKHKEDLILIGGGGHCRSCIDVIEMEGRFTILGIVDEKPAQDLTLTDYPLLGREEDLPSLVRSCRNFFITIGQIKSSEPRTRVFAHLKQFDIVFPIIISPLAHVSRRAELGEGTIVMHQAIVNAGASVGRNCIINTKALIEHDVVIEDHCHISTAAVVNGAAKVKQGSFIGSNSVIRESIVVGEWSIVGAGVAVLHHVDPLSVIRSSSS, encoded by the coding sequence ATGAAACACAAAGAAGATCTGATATTGATCGGCGGCGGAGGGCATTGTCGTTCTTGCATCGACGTCATCGAAATGGAGGGTCGGTTTACCATTCTCGGCATCGTCGACGAAAAGCCGGCTCAAGACTTGACGCTCACCGACTATCCATTATTGGGCCGGGAGGAAGATCTCCCGTCGCTGGTGCGATCCTGTCGCAACTTCTTCATCACGATCGGGCAGATTAAATCCTCAGAGCCGAGGACTCGGGTGTTCGCGCATCTTAAACAGTTCGACATCGTTTTCCCCATCATCATCTCTCCACTAGCTCATGTGTCACGTCGGGCTGAACTTGGAGAGGGGACGATCGTCATGCACCAGGCAATCGTCAATGCCGGGGCCTCCGTCGGACGGAATTGCATCATCAATACGAAAGCACTGATCGAGCATGATGTCGTGATCGAAGACCATTGCCACATTTCTACTGCTGCTGTTGTGAACGGTGCCGCCAAGGTTAAGCAGGGTTCGTTCATTGGCAGTAACTCCGTGATACGGGAATCCATTGTAGTTGGCGAATGGTCAATCGTAGGGGCAGGCGTTGCCGTTTTGCACCATGTCGACCCTCTATCAGTGATACGTTCTTCGTCCTCGTAA
- a CDS encoding sugar transferase, translating into MDPRINPSKTTIARLFPGKRALDLVLTISLFPVLLPIIGVTAAVTGVFHGWPLFFAQKRPGLYGQPFMLYKFRTMTNDRGSDGHLLPDADRLTRFGKLMRSTSLDELPELFNVVKGEMSLVGPRPLLMEYLEQYSSEQHRRHQVPPGLTGWAQINGRNNTNWNQRFLLDLWYVDHRSLWLDCKILLMTPWKVLKREGVTHPDDPSWEGKFKGTPSDPLSR; encoded by the coding sequence ATGGACCCTAGGATCAACCCTTCTAAGACGACGATCGCGCGGCTCTTCCCAGGGAAGCGAGCGCTTGACCTCGTGCTGACCATCAGCCTGTTTCCGGTCCTTCTTCCGATCATCGGAGTCACAGCCGCGGTGACAGGGGTGTTTCATGGGTGGCCGCTCTTCTTTGCGCAGAAACGTCCTGGCTTATACGGACAACCCTTTATGCTGTATAAGTTCCGGACAATGACCAATGACCGTGGCTCCGATGGGCATCTCTTGCCCGATGCGGATCGACTCACACGATTCGGTAAGTTGATGCGCAGCACCAGCCTGGACGAACTTCCGGAATTGTTCAACGTCGTGAAAGGCGAGATGAGCCTCGTTGGTCCGCGGCCTCTTCTCATGGAATATCTGGAACAATACAGTTCTGAACAACACCGTCGTCATCAGGTTCCACCCGGTTTGACTGGGTGGGCTCAGATAAATGGTCGGAATAACACCAACTGGAACCAGCGGTTTCTTCTTGATCTCTGGTATGTCGATCATCGCTCGCTTTGGTTGGATTGCAAAATCCTCCTGATGACGCCCTGGAAAGTTCTGAAACGGGAAGGTGTCACACATCCTGATGACCCATCATGGGAAGGGAAATTTAAGGGCACGCCCTCGGATCCACTCTCCCGTTAA
- a CDS encoding FmdB family zinc ribbon protein — protein sequence MPMYDYTCLDCGKESLIVVTLKEHAAGGIVCPACGSKKLQQLFSPFIAHTTKKS from the coding sequence ATGCCGATGTATGACTATACGTGTCTCGATTGCGGGAAGGAATCGCTGATCGTGGTAACATTGAAAGAACACGCAGCCGGAGGGATTGTCTGTCCGGCCTGTGGGAGCAAGAAGTTGCAGCAGTTGTTTAGTCCGTTTATTGCTCACACGACAAAGAAAAGCTAG
- a CDS encoding c-type cytochrome — protein MLTTQQQIRWHRFFFAGLVSLSMLSCLAIPSLYAQDYPPDRERGKALYEQHCQNCHGPTGRGDGPGAMALKVSPANFQRFQSFLKSDDELLRTIEHGVVYSPMHSWRGQLTDGEMQDVVAYIRVLSQ, from the coding sequence ATGCTCACGACTCAGCAACAGATTAGATGGCATCGATTCTTTTTTGCAGGGCTCGTGAGTCTCTCCATGCTGAGCTGTCTGGCTATACCCTCACTGTATGCTCAAGACTATCCACCCGACCGTGAGCGCGGGAAAGCCTTGTACGAACAGCACTGTCAGAACTGTCATGGCCCGACTGGTCGGGGTGATGGCCCAGGCGCCATGGCGCTGAAAGTCTCACCGGCCAATTTTCAGCGGTTCCAGTCCTTCCTGAAATCCGATGACGAATTACTGCGAACCATCGAGCACGGCGTTGTCTACAGCCCGATGCATTCGTGGCGTGGTCAGCTCACCGATGGAGAAATGCAGGACGTCGTGGCGTACATCCGTGTACTGTCGCAATAG
- a CDS encoding YdcF family protein, producing MPKRLSRVSCVALMVIALPFVGFLGLYGLNWLVFHPQVVTVFLQHPLFEQPRSADVIVVLAQDIKRIQHAASLVEQGFAPRTLSTLIDPGCFRESKVRALCATGVRNTVDEALTMRRVLAREGLDRVMIVTSRDHVVRAAAIFTLVFFGSGLEVNIVATPLDVSQKVPSAREIRSFFPSLGCAMLGRFSPELYEWLRPYGRELLHGRSNSSVAWLHHRHA from the coding sequence GTGCCGAAGCGGTTATCGAGAGTCAGCTGTGTGGCGCTGATGGTCATAGCGTTGCCGTTCGTAGGTTTCCTTGGGCTTTATGGCCTGAACTGGCTCGTCTTTCACCCCCAGGTTGTGACGGTATTTCTCCAGCATCCTTTATTTGAACAGCCGCGATCAGCCGATGTGATCGTTGTCTTGGCGCAAGATATCAAGCGAATTCAACATGCCGCATCGTTAGTCGAACAAGGGTTCGCGCCGCGAACGCTATCCACCTTGATCGATCCCGGCTGTTTCCGGGAGAGCAAAGTCAGGGCACTGTGTGCAACCGGCGTCCGCAATACAGTCGACGAAGCCTTAACCATGCGTCGAGTGCTCGCACGGGAGGGGCTGGATCGCGTGATGATTGTGACGTCGCGAGACCATGTGGTGAGGGCAGCGGCAATCTTCACTCTTGTCTTTTTCGGTTCTGGTCTTGAGGTGAACATCGTGGCTACTCCGCTCGATGTTTCCCAGAAAGTGCCATCTGCTCGTGAGATCCGATCCTTCTTTCCCAGTCTTGGGTGTGCGATGCTCGGTCGCTTTTCTCCGGAATTGTACGAATGGCTTAGACCATACGGCCGTGAGCTTCTTCATGGTCGTTCCAATTCCAGCGTAGCGTGGTTGCACCACCGCCATGCATAG
- a CDS encoding GNAT family N-acetyltransferase, with translation MGTDRDMFHLLNAAIPAQRAQWLDLWHLWPLQDVVAHPGYVELFARPGDQVICAAQRGLESGILFPLIVRPLWAEPWGRGEGEICDLVSAYGYGGPFGWGPYNVESFWSEFEQWVQAIRAVSLFTRFSLFKDQLIPFYGDTVVKGPCVIVSLETPADMLLRSYEKSVRENVRQAERAGVILEPDPECRRLDEFLTVYYSTMDRLGALPMYYFQKSFFERLIAQVPNRVALFHALHNQRIVSSELLLISANHLYSFLAGTLEEGYRCRANPLLRHGVHLWGQAQGKQQVVLGGGYSGQDSLLRFKQQFARNGNVPFTVGAQILNRHLYQTLIDKRAAWEREQGNNWSPADGFFPAYRG, from the coding sequence ATGGGCACCGACCGAGATATGTTCCATCTTCTGAATGCTGCCATTCCAGCACAGCGAGCTCAATGGCTCGATCTCTGGCATCTGTGGCCGCTGCAGGATGTGGTCGCCCATCCAGGGTATGTTGAACTCTTTGCCCGGCCGGGAGATCAGGTCATCTGTGCCGCTCAGAGAGGTTTGGAAAGCGGGATACTGTTTCCGTTGATCGTTCGCCCTCTCTGGGCTGAACCGTGGGGGCGTGGGGAGGGTGAAATCTGTGATCTTGTTTCAGCATACGGATATGGCGGGCCATTCGGGTGGGGACCATACAATGTCGAGTCCTTTTGGAGTGAGTTTGAACAGTGGGTACAGGCTATCCGTGCGGTATCGTTGTTCACGAGATTCTCGCTGTTCAAGGACCAACTCATCCCATTTTACGGGGACACCGTGGTGAAGGGGCCCTGTGTGATTGTGTCACTCGAAACGCCGGCTGACATGCTGCTGCGGAGTTATGAGAAGAGCGTCCGAGAAAATGTGCGCCAGGCAGAACGAGCTGGTGTGATACTCGAGCCGGATCCTGAGTGCAGGCGCCTCGATGAATTCCTCACCGTGTATTACTCGACTATGGACCGTCTCGGGGCCTTGCCGATGTATTACTTCCAGAAATCCTTTTTTGAACGGCTGATCGCCCAAGTCCCCAATCGAGTCGCGTTGTTCCACGCACTCCACAATCAGCGCATCGTATCCTCAGAACTCTTGCTGATCTCCGCTAACCATCTCTATTCCTTCTTGGCTGGAACGCTCGAAGAAGGGTATCGGTGCCGCGCCAATCCCTTGTTACGCCACGGAGTCCATCTTTGGGGCCAAGCTCAGGGGAAGCAACAGGTTGTCTTGGGCGGCGGATATTCCGGGCAGGATAGTCTTCTGCGGTTCAAGCAACAGTTTGCAAGAAACGGAAATGTTCCGTTTACGGTCGGGGCACAAATCCTGAACCGTCATCTGTATCAGACCCTGATCGACAAACGAGCAGCCTGGGAACGCGAACAGGGGAATAACTGGTCGCCTGCTGATGGGTTTTTCCCAGCCTATCGTGGGTAG
- a CDS encoding polysaccharide biosynthesis protein, translated as MIASLLRIRLSCVVIIDLALIGLANYLAFWLRFDGIVPDWAMGLFEQTLPLLMVVRLASFLTFRLYQGVWKHTGIWDLGNIIAASICGMAVFHLIVRWGIGLMVYPQSIYLLDTVLVIVLVGGARLCRRYLHERARSKGEIRVVVYGAGSAGERLVRALKQNSVNKYKPVGFLDDDPSKMGKRIHGVPVLGSRQQLAKIMAEIAPQVVLLAIPTAKPKVMRDLVQLFEPHKVRIQTVPNLQSILDGLVEITQIRNLAIEDLLERTPVGLDVTSLRQLIKGKTIMVTGAGGSIGSELCRQIAVLEPSLLVLFERYENSLFAIHNELVDRACGISVCPVVGDVGDEAQVEKILQSFKPAIVFHAAAHKHVPLMEASPCEAVKNNVRGTRIAAQASARCGVEQFIMISTDKAVNPTSVMGVTKRVAELIVQSLEECGQTRFSIVRFGNVLGSNGSVVPRFLEQIKAGGPVTVTHPEIRRYFMMIPEAVQLVLHAAVMGEPGAIYVLDMGDQIRIVDLARQLIRLTGLVPEEDIAISFVGLRPGEKLYEELVGHAELIEPSRLEKIAKVRSNSPWTLYTLRSRIAILEQAAARQEADLVIELLRELVPTFKPTGDMVIAEAERGLSDTDLSQMSVGSRTLQ; from the coding sequence ATGATCGCATCATTGCTGCGAATCCGTCTGTCCTGTGTTGTCATAATTGACTTGGCGTTGATCGGGCTGGCCAATTATCTCGCATTTTGGCTCAGGTTCGATGGGATTGTCCCAGATTGGGCGATGGGGTTGTTTGAGCAGACGCTCCCGTTGCTGATGGTGGTTCGTCTGGCGAGTTTTCTCACCTTCCGGCTTTATCAGGGAGTGTGGAAGCACACGGGCATCTGGGACCTTGGGAATATTATCGCCGCTTCGATCTGTGGAATGGCGGTGTTCCATCTGATCGTTCGGTGGGGCATAGGGCTCATGGTGTATCCACAATCTATATACCTATTGGACACGGTTCTGGTGATTGTTCTTGTGGGAGGGGCTCGGCTCTGCCGTCGATATTTGCATGAGCGTGCTCGTTCCAAAGGCGAAATACGCGTTGTCGTCTACGGGGCCGGCAGTGCTGGTGAGAGACTGGTGAGGGCACTGAAACAGAATTCAGTAAATAAGTACAAACCAGTGGGATTTCTTGACGATGATCCGTCAAAAATGGGGAAACGTATTCATGGGGTACCAGTCCTTGGCAGCCGTCAACAGCTTGCCAAGATTATGGCAGAAATTGCCCCACAGGTCGTTTTGTTGGCAATACCAACCGCCAAGCCCAAAGTTATGCGTGATCTTGTACAGCTGTTCGAACCGCATAAGGTAAGAATTCAGACAGTGCCGAATCTCCAAAGCATCCTCGATGGATTAGTCGAGATCACACAAATTAGGAATCTGGCGATTGAAGATCTCTTGGAACGAACTCCCGTTGGACTTGATGTCACATCCCTGCGCCAACTCATTAAGGGCAAAACGATTATGGTTACAGGGGCGGGTGGCTCAATCGGATCCGAGTTGTGCCGGCAGATCGCGGTGCTTGAGCCTAGCCTGTTGGTCCTGTTTGAGCGGTATGAAAACAGCTTGTTCGCCATCCATAATGAGCTGGTCGATCGTGCTTGTGGAATCTCTGTTTGTCCTGTGGTGGGAGATGTTGGAGATGAGGCTCAGGTGGAGAAGATCTTGCAATCCTTCAAGCCCGCGATCGTTTTTCATGCAGCGGCTCACAAGCATGTCCCATTGATGGAGGCAAGTCCATGCGAAGCGGTGAAGAACAATGTGCGAGGGACCCGAATTGCGGCTCAAGCATCGGCCCGTTGCGGGGTCGAACAATTCATCATGATTTCAACCGATAAAGCCGTGAACCCTACCAGTGTCATGGGGGTGACCAAGCGGGTGGCTGAACTGATCGTGCAAAGCTTGGAGGAATGCGGACAAACGAGATTCTCGATCGTCCGATTTGGGAACGTGCTGGGAAGCAACGGCAGTGTCGTCCCCCGCTTTCTTGAGCAAATTAAGGCAGGTGGGCCGGTGACCGTCACACATCCTGAGATCCGTCGATATTTCATGATGATTCCAGAAGCCGTGCAGCTGGTCTTGCATGCGGCTGTGATGGGAGAGCCCGGTGCGATCTATGTGCTGGATATGGGCGACCAGATTAGGATTGTGGATTTGGCGCGACAGCTTATACGCCTAACTGGTCTTGTGCCGGAAGAAGACATTGCGATATCGTTTGTGGGGCTTCGGCCAGGCGAAAAGTTGTATGAGGAATTGGTTGGGCATGCAGAATTGATCGAGCCATCGCGGTTGGAGAAGATTGCAAAGGTCAGGTCGAACAGTCCCTGGACTCTTTACACGCTAAGGTCGCGAATCGCCATACTGGAGCAGGCCGCAGCGCGTCAGGAAGCCGATCTCGTGATTGAGCTTCTTCGTGAATTGGTGCCAACCTTCAAGCCCACAGGAGATATGGTCATTGCGGAAGCCGAACGAGGCCTGTCAGATACGGATTTATCACAAATGAGTGTTGGCAGTCGTACCCTACAATGA
- a CDS encoding SLBB domain-containing protein, which yields MTYTVINMIGLAFIAMVVAGAVETTGAELQQTYRLGPNDIVHIQVFGEDDLSVERTVDGDGTITFPLIGVVSVEGRTVQEFQEELTARLRAGYLRHPKVTVFITKHRSFTVSGEVRKPGGFEYREGVTVREALALAEGFSEKANRDEVMVTRLSGGSSQTIPVSLDAPILPNDLIIVSQAPRLYVNGEVGRPGDYMYEKGLTIHKAVTMAGGFTPKASQSRTKVLRIINGQEESIPVKLDDPVYPNDIIVVPQRFF from the coding sequence GTGACATATACCGTTATCAACATGATCGGTCTTGCCTTCATCGCGATGGTTGTTGCAGGTGCTGTCGAAACTACTGGCGCTGAACTTCAACAAACCTATCGGTTGGGCCCGAACGACATCGTCCACATACAGGTGTTTGGCGAAGACGATCTTTCCGTGGAGCGCACGGTGGACGGCGACGGCACGATAACCTTCCCGCTGATCGGCGTCGTATCCGTTGAGGGACGAACCGTCCAAGAGTTTCAGGAGGAATTGACGGCTCGTCTTCGAGCGGGCTATCTGCGGCACCCAAAAGTGACCGTATTCATCACAAAACATCGGAGCTTCACGGTGAGTGGGGAAGTCAGGAAGCCGGGAGGATTTGAATACAGAGAGGGTGTGACCGTCCGGGAAGCACTCGCCCTTGCGGAAGGTTTTTCGGAAAAAGCTAATCGAGACGAGGTGATGGTGACTCGTCTAAGCGGAGGGAGCTCCCAAACCATTCCGGTTTCGTTAGATGCTCCGATTCTGCCTAATGACCTCATCATCGTCTCGCAAGCCCCTAGACTCTATGTGAACGGAGAGGTGGGTCGCCCAGGCGACTATATGTATGAGAAGGGTTTGACCATACACAAGGCGGTCACGATGGCCGGAGGCTTTACCCCCAAAGCCTCCCAAAGTCGTACAAAGGTACTACGAATAATCAATGGGCAGGAAGAATCGATTCCGGTTAAGCTCGACGACCCTGTCTATCCGAACGATATCATTGTGGTCCCACAGCGATTCTTTTGA